The window CATAGATTCTAAAGGTTCTTTGACCGTTTGTCAAAAACCCATACTAAATCCACAGGAtaagtttattattaaacatttGCAAAATGTTTCCATCAAATTACTACATAATTATTACCATAATTCTCATCACAATCACCAACATCATGTTAGCGCTAATGAAGTCCCATATTCTCAAAATATGACACCCATAATTCATATAACTTCCaggaataaaaaacaaaaaatatttattaattgtaaggataataaaaaaatttttaaagaattgtTTAGTAGTTTAATTTTctggaaaaatttaaaaacgTGTGGGTTactggaaaaaattaatgtaAAGTCTATTTTTACAATAAACAAAAGCCTATTGGAATGTGAccaccaacaacaacaacttccgatgaaaaatgataatactCTTAATTCTACCAGTGGTACTAGCTTGTTGcgaagaaagaaaaaaaattcaccGCCCACTACTAAGGCTTCACCAcgtcaacaacaaaaagtaaaagagCCTACCAACTTAATTGTGTGtcaatttaatatatatggtCCAATTCCATTGCATAAAAATATCCCCAGATTGACCAATATACAACACCCCCCGTACAAATTGTATTCGAGAACATATGTCACTAAGCGACGTCAACCCTTACAACAGCATCAGCATCAACATCAACAATCCATACAGtctatttcttcttcagcAACAAACAATTCGATGGAAACAATAAATACGGTAACAATCAACACCACTCACGGCTACAGTAACAGTAGTAATAATCAGCATTCAAATGATAACAGCCACAAAAGCAACAAAGATAACGGTGGTGAAGATTATGATGAAGGTTGGTTTCAATGTATGGGTGTTTTAAAATCCAACGGTATTTTAGATTTTGTATTACAAAGTGACGGTTCGTTAATTTATTCAGTAGATATTAAACAATTGCTTAGCTCAGAAGTTCAGATTTTAGATTCAAGTTTGTTAGGTAGTGATTCTGTTTTATATATGGGTATCTTGAGGCAATTAAGATCAAACTACAACCTCTATGAGGGCAGtgataatttttatctatttgACTCCTGTTCCAAACACCAGCATTTAATCTTACAATTCCCCTTAAGAATTGATTTGGAAGATTGGTTTGTTGCTCTAAATACCTTTACTAACAAGGAGGTTTTATCGCTCGTTGGCACTGACAAATCTAATGAATTAAAACTCTCCAACAGGTTCAAGTTAACCTTGTTAGAGGCTGATTTGCAAGGTatgaattttaaaaatgccTTAGGATTTTATGCCGAAATCTCTATCTGGGGGCATACTTGGGCTAGAACTTCTATTGTTAGCTCCTTAACCCCTTTTTGGAGAGAAGAATTCAAATTTGATACCCCAGTCAGGACTAAAGATTTGAAGATTTATATTAAACAGCAAACATCCCAAGATACGGCAGCCATGTCATTAACTGATCCCATTGTAGGAATTGTAAAGATTGATCAATCTCTATTGCTAAACGACTCTCTATTAAATGAAACTAGATTACCCGTTTATACGCCTGAccataataattttaacattGGTACCATATGTGTGAAAGTACTCAGtagtattaattttatattaccTTCAGTTAATTTTgacaaatttgaaaatatcttGACGGAAATAGACTTAAATTGTTTAACTGATATGGTCTATAAATCAAGCGCTAGCAATACCGAATCCATCTTAAAGCTAGAAGATATTTCAATGGTTTTATTGGATGTCCTTCAGGCCATAGATAGACAGGATGAGTGGTTTGAAAGTTTGATTGAGGCGGAAATCTCCAGAATTGATGtatctattttaaaaaacaacaataataatcaaaacTCGTCTCACATTATTAACTCTCTTTTTAGGGGTAACTCTGTTTTGTCTCAAACAATGGAAAAATACTTCAACAGAATAGGCCAGGAATATTTAGACAACTCTATTGGCAATATTATTAGGGAAATAGTTGGCGATGGTCAATCCTGTGAATTGGATCCGGCCAGAATTCTTTTGGATAATACTGTTGACGACGATGGCGATGAAGTTGataaaagaagagaaattATAATCcgaaaaaattttaaaaaattatggtACTGGACAAGTAAAATTTGGAAGTGCATCTATAATTCAAGCAATGATTTGCCCCCCGGGATTAAAACTCAACTAAGGTCGTTCAGGAAAAGGTTAGAACTGATTGTGGTTCAGGGTGTAACAGTGAATGAGGtggaaaatattgttttgaaTTGTGTTTCCgggtttttgtttttgagaTATTTTTGTCCCCTGTTGTTGAATccaaaaatgtttaatatAATTCCAGACCACCCAACTGAGAATACTAGGAGAACACTAACTTTGGTTACTAAAATACTATTAAACTTATCAACACTAACTTATTTTGGGAAAAAAGAGCCGTGGATGATTAAAATGAACGACTTCATTGCCGAATATAGGGATGAGTTAATTGACTATGTGGATAAAGTTacagaaaagaaattggaCTTTGCGCCCAAAACTTTGAAACTAAGTAGTAGCGTTGCTAGACCACAGATTTTATTGGACCCTGTTACCAGAAGAGAATTGCCAACTAATCCATACTTAATTGATAAATATCTAAGGGAAACGGAATTAATCAAGTTTTTTGCAGAATCATATTTCAAAACCACGATAATAAATCGTAATAGGAAGAAATATGTTTATCAAAGTGATGACTATGAAGAGGCTTCTGAAGATTTAACCAAGAACTCTTACTCTTATTCTAATACAAAGGGAGATGAGGGGGGGAAAATAGGTGAACTAGCTTTTGAAGATTTAAGCGAAAACAATGCAGAAATTTTTGGACAGGATCTCCTACAATTAATTAGCCAAGTTGGTGATGTAAATAAGAAAGATAGACGCAAAGTTAAGTATTACTTGGATGATTCTTCGGAAAATCTGCTGAAACAATTGGAAACAGAATCAAACTTATTGTATTGCAAATTGGATCATTTGCTATCAGTTTTATCCAACTATGAATATCCGATACAAAGTATTTTGGACTCTCCTGTCTATGCAGCTAGTTTAGTAGATAGCTTGTGTTATGAGAAAACCACAAAATATGTATTCTTAGACCCACCTAAtttacaaacaaaaaaaaactctaCTCGTTTTAGAtatgtttttgaaaacttAGATGCTgtggaaaaattttttgggTATTATGTGTGCTATGGCCCGACTAGTACTGCCACTGGTAATACCGGTACGAGGGGTAGAGAACGCTCAAAAAGTGCTGCAAGTCGTACCTTTGGGTCTACTGGGACTACTTCCACGTCAGCAGAAAGCGTTATTTCCGCATTTGGACCAAGTACTAAGAAAACGAATAGTATCACAAGCAGTAAAATATCTAGAAAATTAACTAggttgtttaaaaaatgatatatcTTGGTATACCGtatgtattaaaaaaaggtagTGTACTATTCAACACgtgttatcattatttatataccATTTATTTAACATTTAAATTACTAAATGCTTCTTGTACGTAATCTGTTGGACCATCATTATTCATAAACTGTTTATGTAAAAATGAAGATAAATCTGTATCTTGAACAAATAAAGAGGAAGGATCTTGGACTTGATTGAATGAGACAATACTTTGAGTATCGAAATGGCTGCTACTGctgttaatattattgttatagtaattgttattagcattattaataaaattattcatattATGGATGCTACtgttataattatttgtaaaatcattaatataAGAGTTCCCCttattagtaatattattggtattgttattattattcgcattgttctttttgttgttattttgtaCAGGTTTCATTAATTGGACAGCACACATTTGCAAATTGTCCAATGAACCTTCAACTAAACATCCCTTAGATCTAAAATGAACCAATAAATTGTTCCATAGAATATTACGTGATAAAGAAGCTGGATTACCCAAAATAATCAACCCATACTTAGAACGAGTTAGAGCAACATTTAAACGGCGAGGGTCACTTAAAAACCCAATAGTTTGTTGGTCATTGGCACGAACACatgataatataataaaatccTTTTCACGACCTTGGAAAGCGTCAACAGAGGAAACTTCAACACTTAAATACGCATCTTTGTCCATGGACCCATTCATCTGCATATATTGAACAATATAGGCTCTTTGACCCTCGTAGGGGGTAATAACACCAATTTGTTCAGGCTTAATCCCATCCTTAAACAATCTGGTGATTATTCGCTCACAATTCATAGCTTCAATTCTATTCAAATAAGACGTGCCATTACTAGATATCTCCTCTCTACCATAATTAGCCCAAAACATCATTGGAACATCGTGTATTGGCCATGGGAAATTGCTATTCGGTAATAAACGTTGTTCCATGGTAACGCCGTTTTGCAAACTGCCATCATAAAACATATTACTGGGGAACTCACTCAAGTGTGGATTCATTCTATATTGAACCTCTAGTCTGAATGGCACATGGCCCAAAGTGATCAATCTTTCAAATAGTGATTGTTTTAAACCAGCATCGCCAGCTTTTCTATCTAAAATAACTGGTCCCAATTGTTGGTGATCACCAACCAAAATGACTTGTTTTGCGCCCTTGACAATAGGAATCAAACATTCAGGTTCTGTAGCCTGGGTACTCTCATCAATTAAAACGGTCttgaatttaaaatcaatcCGCTTATCGCCAGCACCAACACAAGTACAACAAACAACATCagcttttttcaaaatcccTGCTTCGTATTTTCTTACATTGACAACAAATTTCTTGGCCTCCTTGGCAGATAGCTCCTCGCCGTTGCGTTTTTTGTCCAATAATTTCTTGAATGAACCATCCGCCGATTTCAACACTAAATTATGCAAGCCCAATTCAGAAACCGTACTTTCAACATCTTCCCTACTTTTAGCAGTTAATCTAACAACTTTTAATCCCAAATCCCTCAATTTAGAAGCTAAGTGGTCCACAGCAACATTGGAGGGAGCGCAAACCAAAATTCTTTCTTTGTGTAATTTAGACAAATGATAAACAATTGTAGCAGATGTTACAGTCTTACCAGTACCAGGAGGTCCTTGGATTAGTGATAGCGGTCTTTGCAAAACATGTCTAACGGCATGAGCTTGAGATATGTTTAGTTGAGCAAAATTAGGAATAGAAAATTGTTCCGGTAAATCAACTTCATACTTTATTGATGGAATGTCATGGcctaaaatattataatatagaAACCCGGATATCgattttttatcaatggCAAATTTTTTCATGGCATCTTGCATCCTATCATAAGATGTGCCCTTCCAAACAAATTCAGCAGTGAACCCGGTATTTAAAGAAGTCGGAGTTTGTTTGGAAGATGACGCAGAAGGCTTTAGTTCCAAGGTAAATTCATCTTTCATACTGTTTGGTAATCGGATAATATAGCCTCTACCTTCCCAATCTGTGTGTTGCAAACCTGAATACCTTAGAATCATTTCATCTCCAACAGCAACTTTTAACGCATTTGATTCATAGGTGGATAACGCAAAACTGGCCAAGGTTCTAGCACCATCGGTGGACCAGGTTACCGAAATGTGTTCTAGAGCTTGTGATTCCTTTAATTGTTTGTCATAATCAGCTTCTAATTTAACTAGGGGAGCAAATGACCTTTGATACTGATATGCATCTGAATATCTCATCAGGATAGGTAAAACTTCCTCTTCCGAGTCATCAGGTAGATCTAAATCATTAATAGTGGCATCTTTATTGGATCTCCATTTGGCTTCTAGTTTAGCAATTTGACTTGGAGTTATTAACTTTGCCTTTAGTATTTGCTCCTCGTTAGGCGGCTCAGCAATCCAAGACAAAAACTGcttattttcaattaatgGTTGCCACTGGTCAGTGACCcaattcaaatttttttgctgGGCACAGGGCAACCTGCACAATATAACGACAACAGCCTCACTTTTAGCAGAAACAAACcctaaaataaaacaatttttacaACCACAGTTGTAACATTCTAATACTGTATCGCCCAAGTCGGAATTTTCGTGTAAAGAAACATGATTATGGTGTGTTAATACTAAGTGGTTCACTATGTGAGAACTAGCTGATTTCTGTTTGGAATTGCAAAACCACTTGTTGCACATATTACATTTAATTAAGCATTCCGGTGCATCAATACCACAGTAGGCACAATAATCTGTACGAATATGAGGATCTGACAAAAACAATTCTTCGTcgtcatcttcttcttcttcttcatcgtCGTCGTCGTCGTCGTcgtcttcttcttcttcttcttcttcttcttcttcttcttcttcttcttcttcttcttcgtcGTCGTCGTCGTCGTcgtcttcttcttctttttcttcttctttttcttctttttcttcttcttcttcttcttcttcttcttcttcttcttctttttcttcttctttatcGATGGTTTCATTGTTACTCTTGTCattcttattattgttagcaTCTATGGAATTATAAAtagatttaataataacattagattcagtattattagaagaTACAACTTCATCATTGTTGCTTTTCGCACAGATATTCTCTAATTCGTCTTCTGGCATTCTTTGAAATATATTGGTGGGGATGTGAAGGTTAATTaactaaataaatgaaataagatataattaaaatggGGGGaggcaaaaaaagaataggAATGGAGGGCGGAGGattgatttctttttactgTAGCTCTTGattactaatattatttgtattataataattacagATGTGGTCAGAGAAAACAGAGCGTTATTTATAATgttttagaaataaaagtggaaaataaaataaaaaaaaaaaaaaaagaaaaaaaaaatgcataCAAAGTTTTAACCACTTTATTAACTTTGTATACCGAAATACCGAAACACCGAAACACAATAAATCAAAGTGTCCAAtattacaagaaaaaaataaaaaaattaaaaataaaaataagcaaataaaacaatttattgttaaaaGTACCAAAAAAACTATAAGTTTGATGCAATTATATATCAAATaacctaaaaaaaaaatactgaaaaaaatactgaAAAAATACTGAAAAAATACTGAAAAAACATCTGTTAAGAATGAGCGAAAGAAAGgctataaataaatactaTGGTAACTCAAACAATTATGATCCAATTTCAATGGAAtccaaattgaaaaaacaaGCCAAgcatttaaaaactttaagCAAGAAACAGACTACGATCAGGTTGATGACACCATTCAGCATAACATGTAATAAATGTAACACGTACATctctaaatttaaaaagtttaacggtaaaaaagaaacctTGGAAcagaaatatttaaataaggTCAAAATATATAGATTAAGTATTAAATGCCCCAGTTGTAATAACATGATTAGTTTCAGGACTGATCCTGCGAGTGCTGATTATGTTATGGAGGAAGGAGCCACAAGAAATTTTCAGTCggataagaataataaaattaacaacCCTGATACAAAGAACGACACAATAGATgatattttagaaaagTTATTGgctgaagaagaaagagaaagtCAAGATAATGGTGCCAATAACGCAAGTGTTAGTACTATGGATAAGATGGAAGagattgaaaataaattgagtaaaatacaaaaagaacaagaagaCGATGCAATATTGGAAAGCTTACAAATGGAAAGCAGGCTGAGAatggaaaaggaaagagaTTTATTGTCTTCTGGAAATATCACTAAGGATAATACAGATGATGAAAGGATAGTTGAACAGGCTTTTAGGGAACATTATGCTAATGGTGGTGACGAAGATGACGGTGGTGTTGTTGAACACGCTGCCAAAAGCAgtgttattaaatttaaaaaaaagaaaaagtgtAGGACTAAAATTGTCATTTAacctattattattattattatttgtttatgtgtttataataaacgacaaatattatatagCATCTATTTAGATGATGTGTTgtaaatgaataaaaaaaaaaaacaattcaCTGCCAGttacaatttaaaaatacgTATCAGGGTATAACGCACGGCGTTTATCAGCTAAtgagtaataaaaaatgaagaagaaaaaaaaattttcattttctttctttttctcttgttagatttttatttttaaatcatttaaacagctaaatttttattattttgtatttttcttctgtCTATATCGTTATTACCAGTCTTTGTAACAAAcgataagaaaaaaacataaaatactaaagataataatacaaagactataatatatatatattttcctttttcccccctcccttttgttttttttctaataaccATGTCTGTTAAGCTTTTCCctaatttaaaagaaaatagtaATGTAAAAACAGTGGAATATCCATATAAATTGCAATCTGTATTGAAAGATACTATTGCCCCTAATTCATTGCCATCATCTTCACCACCATCTTCGTCTTCTCCGCCTATAAAATACATTGAATTCAATAAAGCTAAATTTGCTACATTGACATGGCCTTCAAGTATCACTAATAACGGTTCATCAACCTCTTCTTGCCCCAAATGTAGAATATTTATTGTGCATGGTTTTGGTGAATATAGTAAGctatattataaattgaTGGATCAATTATCTCTGCAAGGAGTTgaatgctttttttttgaccaAAGAGGCGCAGGGTATACTTCTCCTGGGAACTTGAAGGGTAAAACAGATGAGTATCATACTTTTAACGATCTGgaccattttttaaaactatacattgatgacaataataaaaaggacAGGAATAGTGGCAGTGATAAGAAAATACCATTATACCTATATGGACACTCCATGGGTGGAggtattattttgaattatGGTATTCATGGCAAATACAAACAATCCATTGATGGTATTATAGCTACGGGtccattaatattattacatcCACATACCAGACCAAACGCATTAGTGTTAAAATGTTCTTGGTTGATCTCGAAAATGCTGGGGAATGTTCAGTTAGACACTGGGTTAGATATAGACGGTGTAACTGGAGATAGTAAATTTAGAGAGTACTTAATCAACGATTTTCCGAACGCTACTCCATGTGTTGGTAGTTTTAGGCAaatttatgattttttaatcagAGGGATGTATTTAGTCGACAGCAGAAATGAAACAGAAATTAACAAGAATATGATTAAAAAAcctttattaattttatgtGGTGATAAAGATAGTATTAATGATTATAAAGCATCAgttaaatttgttaaagaAGTGTTGTCAGAAGAATCTAGTGGTAATAGTTTGCGTAATGTTAAGACGTATCCCGGGGGGAGACATTCTTTACACATTGACAGAGaagaaatatttcaaatgttattgaaagacattttaaaatttgtggaaaattgaaaatgaaattgaaaatgaaattgaaaatgaa is drawn from Saccharomycodes ludwigii strain NBRC 1722 chromosome V, whole genome shotgun sequence and contains these coding sequences:
- the BUD2 gene encoding GTPase-activating protein BUD2 (similar to Saccharomyces cerevisiae YKL092C | BUD2 | BUD site selection), which encodes MENLSIDNSSYNNENCEVINNTTKMKATITTSSSSKNLNIKPSKLNTSYDTGNNSTGLGVVDNKRKLINPLMLREELIKNISSKNGAFKGKVDWCDDYKLLDWKTNVLHIDSKGSLTVCQKPILNPQDKFIIKHLQNVSIKLLHNYYHNSHHNHQHHVSANEVPYSQNMTPIIHITSRNKKQKIFINCKDNKKIFKELFSSLIFWKNLKTCGLLEKINVKSIFTINKSLLECDHQQQQLPMKNDNTLNSTSGTSLLRRKKKNSPPTTKASPRQQQKVKEPTNLIVCQFNIYGPIPLHKNIPRLTNIQHPPYKLYSRTYVTKRRQPLQQHQHQHQQSIQSISSSATNNSMETINTVTINTTHGYSNSSNNQHSNDNSHKSNKDNGGEDYDEGWFQCMGVLKSNGILDFVLQSDGSLIYSVDIKQLLSSEVQILDSSLLGSDSVLYMGILRQLRSNYNLYEGSDNFYLFDSCSKHQHLILQFPLRIDLEDWFVALNTFTNKEVLSLVGTDKSNELKLSNRFKLTLLEADLQGMNFKNALGFYAEISIWGHTWARTSIVSSLTPFWREEFKFDTPVRTKDLKIYIKQQTSQDTAAMSLTDPIVGIVKIDQSLLLNDSLLNETRLPVYTPDHNNFNIGTICVKVLSSINFILPSVNFDKFENILTEIDLNCLTDMVYKSSASNTESILKLEDISMVLLDVLQAIDRQDEWFESLIEAEISRIDVSILKNNNNNQNSSHIINSLFRGNSVLSQTMEKYFNRIGQEYLDNSIGNIIREIVGDGQSCELDPARILLDNTVDDDGDEVDKRREIIIRKNFKKLWYWTSKIWKCIYNSSNDLPPGIKTQLRSFRKRLELIVVQGVTVNEVENIVLNCVSGFLFLRYFCPLLLNPKMFNIIPDHPTENTRRTLTLVTKILLNLSTLTYFGKKEPWMIKMNDFIAEYRDELIDYVDKVTEKKLDFAPKTLKLSSSVARPQILLDPVTRRELPTNPYLIDKYLRETELIKFFAESYFKTTIINRNRKKYVYQSDDYEEASEDLTKNSYSYSNTKGDEGGKIGELAFEDLSENNAEIFGQDLLQLISQVGDVNKKDRRKVKYYLDDSSENLLKQLETESNLLYCKLDHLLSVLSNYEYPIQSILDSPVYAASLVDSLCYEKTTKYVFLDPPNLQTKKNSTRFRYVFENLDAVEKFFGYYVCYGPTSTATGNTGTRGRERSKSAASRTFGSTGTTSTSAESVISAFGPSTKKTNSITSSKISRKLTRLFKK
- the NAM7 gene encoding ATP-dependent RNA helicase NAM7 (similar to Saccharomyces cerevisiae YMR080C | NAM7 | Nuclear Accommodation of Mitochondria) — translated: MPEDELENICAKSNNDEVVSSNNTESNVIIKSIYNSIDANNNKNDKSNNETIDKEEEKEEEEEEEEEEEEEKEEKEEEKEEEDDDDDDDEEEEEEEEEEEEEEEEEEDDDDDDDDEEEEEDDDEELFLSDPHIRTDYCAYCGIDAPECLIKCNMCNKWFCNSKQKSASSHIVNHLVLTHHNHVSLHENSDLGDTVLECYNCGCKNCFILGFVSAKSEAVVVILCRLPCAQQKNLNWVTDQWQPLIENKQFLSWIAEPPNEEQILKAKLITPSQIAKLEAKWRSNKDATINDLDLPDDSEEEVLPILMRYSDAYQYQRSFAPLVKLEADYDKQLKESQALEHISVTWSTDGARTLASFALSTYESNALKVAVGDEMILRYSGLQHTDWEGRGYIIRLPNSMKDEFTLELKPSASSSKQTPTSLNTGFTAEFVWKGTSYDRMQDAMKKFAIDKKSISGFLYYNILGHDIPSIKYEVDLPEQFSIPNFAQLNISQAHAVRHVLQRPLSLIQGPPGTGKTVTSATIVYHLSKLHKERILVCAPSNVAVDHLASKLRDLGLKVVRLTAKSREDVESTVSELGLHNLVLKSADGSFKKLLDKKRNGEELSAKEAKKFVVNVRKYEAGILKKADVVCCTCVGAGDKRIDFKFKTVLIDESTQATEPECLIPIVKGAKQVILVGDHQQLGPVILDRKAGDAGLKQSLFERLITLGHVPFRLEVQYRMNPHLSEFPSNMFYDGSLQNGVTMEQRLLPNSNFPWPIHDVPMMFWANYGREEISSNGTSYLNRIEAMNCERIITRLFKDGIKPEQIGVITPYEGQRAYIVQYMQMNGSMDKDAYLSVEVSSVDAFQGREKDFIILSCVRANDQQTIGFLSDPRRLNVALTRSKYGLIILGNPASLSRNILWNNLLVHFRSKGCLVEGSLDNLQMCAVQLMKPVQNNNKKNNANNNNNTNNITNKGNSYINDFTNNYNSSIHNMNNFINNANNNYYNNNINSSSSHFDTQSIVSFNQVQDPSSLFVQDTDLSSFLHKQFMNNDGPTDYVQEAFSNLNVK
- the YJU3 gene encoding acylglycerol lipase (similar to Saccharomyces cerevisiae YKL094W | YJU3 | monoglyceride lipase (MGL)), with amino-acid sequence MSVKLFPNLKENSNVKTVEYPYKLQSVLKDTIAPNSLPSSSPPSSSSPPIKYIEFNKAKFATLTWPSSITNNGSSTSSCPKCRIFIVHGFGEYSKLYYKLMDQLSLQGVECFFFDQRGAGYTSPGNLKGKTDEYHTFNDLDHFLKLYIDDNNKKDRNSGSDKKIPLYLYGHSMGGGIILNYGIHGKYKQSIDGIIATGPLILLHPHTRPNALVLKCSWLISKMLGNVQLDTGLDIDGVTGDSKFREYLINDFPNATPCVGSFRQIYDFLIRGMYLVDSRNETEINKNMIKKPLLILCGDKDSINDYKASVKFVKEVLSEESSGNSLRNVKTYPGGRHSLHIDREEIFQMLLKDILKFVEN
- the YJU2 gene encoding mRNA splicing protein YJU2 (similar to Saccharomyces cerevisiae YKL095W | YJU2 | essential protein required for pre-mRNA splicing) yields the protein MSERKAINKYYGNSNNYDPISMESKLKKQAKHLKTLSKKQTTIRLMTPFSITCNKCNTYISKFKKFNGKKETLEQKYLNKVKIYRLSIKCPSCNNMISFRTDPASADYVMEEGATRNFQSDKNNKINNPDTKNDTIDDILEKLLAEEERESQDNGANNASVSTMDKMEEIENKLSKIQKEQEDDAILESLQMESRLRMEKERDLLSSGNITKDNTDDERIVEQAFREHYANGGDEDDGGVVEHAAKSSVIKFKKKKKCRTKIVI